One stretch of Amycolatopsis sp. NBC_00345 DNA includes these proteins:
- a CDS encoding LysR family transcriptional regulator: protein MERRQLEYFLAVVDHGGFTNAARRLHVAQPSLSHAVRALEKQLGGLLFHRLPHGAELTAAGTALVAPARQILRDLRTADAAVREVLGLGGGTLDIASQTTLAVDPLAAMLGRFRTRHPKVRVRVRAPETGSDVLNRVRDGQSEVGLVESGSDTPGLTGVDLAEQEVFAVLPADSPRTEALPQSELAELDLVTTPRGTATRWLVDDALRGSGSEPRIVVETEHRAMMVPLVLAGAGAALLPRAMAEDARRQGAVIVPLLPRLVRRGRLVWRAGPLSPAAAEFVALVPKDS, encoded by the coding sequence ATGGAGCGCCGCCAGCTGGAGTACTTCCTCGCCGTGGTCGATCACGGCGGGTTCACCAACGCCGCGCGACGGCTGCACGTCGCCCAGCCCTCGTTGTCCCACGCAGTGCGCGCGCTGGAGAAACAGCTCGGCGGCCTGCTGTTCCACCGGCTCCCGCACGGCGCCGAGCTGACCGCCGCGGGCACCGCGCTGGTCGCCCCGGCCCGCCAGATCCTGCGTGACCTGCGGACCGCGGACGCGGCGGTGCGCGAGGTGCTCGGGCTCGGCGGCGGGACGCTGGACATCGCGTCGCAGACCACGCTGGCCGTCGACCCGCTGGCCGCGATGCTGGGCCGGTTCCGCACGCGGCACCCGAAGGTGCGAGTGCGCGTCCGCGCGCCGGAGACCGGGTCCGACGTGCTCAACCGCGTCCGCGACGGGCAGAGCGAGGTCGGGCTCGTCGAGTCCGGTTCGGACACCCCCGGGCTGACCGGGGTGGACCTGGCCGAGCAGGAGGTGTTCGCGGTGCTGCCCGCGGACTCCCCGCGCACCGAAGCCCTGCCCCAGTCCGAGCTGGCCGAACTGGACCTGGTCACGACGCCGCGCGGCACCGCCACGCGCTGGCTCGTCGACGACGCCCTGCGCGGCTCCGGCAGCGAGCCGCGGATCGTCGTCGAGACCGAGCACCGGGCGATGATGGTCCCGCTGGTCCTCGCGGGCGCCGGGGCGGCGCTGCTCCCCCGCGCCATGGCCGAGGACGCCCGCCGCCAGGGTGCGGTGATCGTGCCGCTGCTCCCGCGCCTGGTCCGGCGCGGCCGGCTGGTCTGGCGCGCCGGCCCGCTTTCCCCGGCGGCCGCGGAGTTCGTCGCCCTGGTCCCGAAAGACTCGTGA
- a CDS encoding dihydrofolate reductase family protein, with amino-acid sequence MTSSTGRRVTANLNLTLDGRYHGPGGPGDMGAIVSYAATEVARNHLDRIHESATTAVLGRFNAEGFLGFWPTILDNESADPRDRGYAKWLVDAEKVVLSSTLTTAPWERTRVVNAPAVDVVTGLKATGEGDILVNSSASVIKPLLAADLVDRLYLMICPEIAGGGPRLFDDGLPASKWKLAHHEAGELGELALVYDRVR; translated from the coding sequence ATGACCAGCAGCACCGGACGCAGAGTCACCGCCAACCTGAACCTCACCCTCGACGGGCGCTACCACGGCCCGGGCGGGCCCGGCGACATGGGCGCGATCGTCTCGTACGCGGCCACCGAGGTCGCGCGCAACCACCTCGACCGCATCCACGAGTCCGCGACGACGGCCGTGCTCGGCCGCTTCAACGCCGAGGGCTTCCTGGGCTTCTGGCCGACGATCCTGGACAACGAGAGTGCCGACCCGCGCGACCGCGGTTACGCGAAGTGGCTCGTGGACGCCGAAAAGGTGGTCCTCTCCAGCACTTTGACCACAGCGCCGTGGGAGCGTACCCGCGTGGTGAACGCCCCGGCCGTGGACGTCGTCACCGGGCTCAAGGCCACCGGCGAGGGCGACATCCTGGTCAACAGCAGCGCGAGCGTGATCAAGCCGCTGCTCGCGGCGGACCTGGTCGACCGGCTGTACCTGATGATCTGCCCCGAGATCGCCGGCGGCGGCCCGCGGCTGTTCGACGACGGCCTTCCGGCGTCGAAGTGGAAGCTCGCCCACCACGAGGCCGGCGAGCTGGGCGAGCTGGCGCTGGTCTACGACCGCGTCCGCTGA
- a CDS encoding metalloregulator ArsR/SmtB family transcription factor, whose protein sequence is MDAIVSALGDATRWRIVELLAQWPRSVGELAELTGSRQPQTTKHLQTLARAGLVTVYPLGQRRVYAVETGPLTALGDRLRELVEAAEAHGGERDVIARYRAAIEADAAVADRDQWADGRTFSFDRELAASPEVVWRHWTDPELLASWWAPAPMVATDCALEPKPGGRVVLEYRDAEGNQYRSEGRVHTAKRPQHLVFDLSVLDAAGAVSFTGHYDLALTPAPGGTRLRLDLGITKTTVEAVPFIAGIETGWGQVLGNLAETLGKAKRVKRKDPQS, encoded by the coding sequence ATGGACGCGATCGTTTCAGCACTGGGGGACGCCACGAGGTGGCGCATCGTGGAGCTGCTCGCGCAGTGGCCGCGCTCGGTCGGGGAGCTGGCCGAGCTGACCGGCTCGCGTCAGCCGCAGACGACGAAGCACTTGCAGACCCTGGCCCGCGCCGGCCTCGTCACCGTCTACCCGCTGGGGCAGCGCCGCGTCTACGCGGTCGAAACCGGTCCGCTGACGGCGCTCGGAGACCGGCTGCGGGAGCTGGTCGAGGCCGCCGAGGCACACGGGGGCGAGCGGGACGTCATCGCGCGCTACCGCGCCGCCATCGAGGCGGACGCCGCGGTCGCGGACCGGGACCAGTGGGCGGACGGGCGGACCTTCTCGTTCGACCGCGAGCTGGCCGCGTCGCCGGAGGTCGTCTGGCGGCACTGGACCGACCCGGAGCTGCTGGCTTCCTGGTGGGCTCCGGCGCCGATGGTCGCGACCGACTGCGCTCTCGAGCCGAAGCCCGGGGGCCGCGTCGTCCTCGAATACCGCGACGCGGAAGGAAATCAGTACCGCTCCGAAGGGCGGGTCCACACCGCGAAGCGACCGCAGCACCTCGTGTTCGACCTGTCGGTGCTGGACGCGGCGGGCGCCGTCTCGTTCACCGGGCACTACGACCTGGCGCTCACCCCGGCGCCGGGCGGTACCCGGCTCCGGCTCGACCTGGGCATCACCAAGACGACCGTCGAGGCCGTCCCGTTCATCGCCGGCATCGAAACCGGCTGGGGCCAGGTGCTCGGCAACCTCGCCGAAACCCTCGGCAAAGCCAAGCGTGTCAAGCGAAAGGACCCCCAGTCATGA
- the betA gene encoding choline dehydrogenase yields MSSESYDFVIVGGGSAGCALANRLSADPATKVLVLEAGRSDAKWDVFIHMPAALTFPIGSRFYDWGYRSEPEPHMNRRRIYHARGKVLGGSSSINGMIFQRGNPLDYERWAGDPGMSTWDYAHCLPYFQRMENCIADAPDGQWRGHSGPLELERGPATNPLFQAFFDAAVEAGYPRTDDVNGYRQEGFAAFDRNVRKGRRLSAARAYLHPVMHRPNLTVKTHAFVSQILFDGTRAIGVEYSEGRGAPGEVYGKEIILCGGAVNTPQLLQLSGVGNAAELERLGIDVVKDLPGVGENLQDHLEVYIQYSCKQPVSMQPSLAKWKRPYIGAQWLFLRSGPAATNHFEGGGFVRSNEEVAYPNLMFHFLPVAIRYDGSVPAGGHGYQVHVGPMYADTRGTVKITSTDPRQHPALKFNYLSTENDRREWVEAVRVARRILNQSALDPYNGGEISPGPEVETDEQILDWVAKDAETALHPSCTAKMGVDELSVVDPATMRVHGTEGLRVVDASVMPYIPNGNIYAPVMMTAEKSADLILGNTPLAPIKQPFHRHLPA; encoded by the coding sequence ATGAGTTCCGAAAGCTACGACTTCGTCATCGTCGGCGGCGGCTCGGCGGGCTGCGCGCTCGCGAACCGCCTGTCGGCCGACCCGGCCACGAAGGTGCTGGTGCTGGAGGCCGGTCGCTCCGACGCCAAGTGGGACGTGTTCATCCACATGCCCGCGGCGCTGACCTTCCCGATCGGCAGCAGGTTCTACGACTGGGGCTACCGCAGCGAGCCCGAGCCGCACATGAACCGGCGGCGGATCTACCACGCGCGCGGCAAGGTGCTCGGCGGGTCCAGCAGCATCAACGGGATGATCTTCCAGCGCGGCAACCCGCTCGACTACGAGCGCTGGGCCGGCGACCCCGGAATGTCCACTTGGGACTACGCGCACTGCCTGCCCTACTTCCAGCGCATGGAGAACTGCATCGCCGACGCGCCGGACGGGCAGTGGCGCGGGCACAGCGGCCCGCTGGAGCTGGAGCGCGGGCCCGCGACCAACCCGTTGTTCCAAGCCTTCTTCGACGCCGCCGTGGAGGCGGGCTACCCGCGCACGGACGACGTCAACGGCTACCGGCAGGAGGGCTTCGCGGCCTTCGACCGCAACGTCCGCAAGGGCCGCCGCCTCTCGGCCGCCCGCGCGTACCTGCACCCGGTGATGCACCGGCCGAACCTGACGGTGAAGACGCACGCGTTCGTCTCGCAGATCCTCTTCGACGGCACGCGCGCGATCGGCGTCGAGTACTCGGAGGGCCGCGGCGCGCCGGGCGAGGTGTACGGCAAGGAGATCATCCTGTGCGGCGGCGCGGTCAACACGCCGCAGCTGCTGCAGCTGTCCGGCGTCGGCAACGCGGCCGAGCTGGAGCGGCTGGGCATCGACGTGGTCAAGGACCTGCCCGGCGTCGGCGAGAACCTGCAGGACCACCTCGAGGTGTACATCCAGTACTCCTGCAAGCAGCCGGTCTCCATGCAGCCCTCACTGGCCAAGTGGAAGCGGCCCTACATCGGCGCGCAGTGGCTGTTCCTGCGCTCCGGCCCGGCCGCGACCAACCACTTCGAGGGCGGCGGGTTCGTCCGCAGCAACGAAGAGGTGGCGTACCCGAACCTGATGTTCCACTTCCTGCCGGTGGCCATCCGCTACGACGGCTCGGTGCCGGCCGGCGGGCACGGCTACCAGGTGCACGTCGGCCCGATGTACGCCGACACCCGCGGCACGGTCAAGATCACCTCGACCGACCCGCGTCAGCACCCGGCGCTGAAGTTCAACTACCTGTCCACCGAGAACGACCGCCGCGAGTGGGTGGAGGCCGTGCGGGTGGCGCGCCGGATCCTCAACCAGTCCGCGCTCGACCCGTACAACGGCGGCGAGATCTCCCCCGGGCCCGAGGTGGAGACCGACGAGCAGATCCTCGACTGGGTCGCGAAGGACGCCGAGACCGCGCTGCACCCGTCGTGCACCGCCAAGATGGGCGTGGACGAGCTGTCCGTGGTCGACCCGGCCACCATGCGGGTCCACGGCACCGAGGGGCTGCGGGTGGTCGACGCGTCCGTGATGCCCTACATCCCCAACGGCAACATCTACGCGCCGGTGATGATGACCGCCGAGAAGTCCGCCGACCTGATCCTCGGCAACACCCCGCTCGCCCCGATCAAGCAGCCCTTCCACCGCCACCTCCCCGCCTGA
- a CDS encoding bifunctional 3-phenylpropionate/cinnamic acid dioxygenase ferredoxin subunit yields MQRACTVDELPPGESVRIAGAEPIAVFNADGELYAIDDTCSHQDASLSEGWLEGCFVECPLHAALFDLRTGMPSCLPAKKPVRTYSVLVDEGVVYVQSDARENAA; encoded by the coding sequence ATGCAACGCGCGTGCACAGTGGACGAACTGCCCCCCGGCGAATCCGTCCGGATCGCGGGAGCCGAGCCGATCGCGGTCTTCAACGCCGACGGTGAGCTCTACGCGATCGACGACACCTGCAGCCACCAGGACGCGTCGCTGTCGGAGGGCTGGCTGGAGGGCTGCTTCGTCGAGTGCCCGCTGCACGCGGCGCTGTTCGACCTGCGGACCGGGATGCCTTCGTGCCTGCCCGCGAAGAAGCCCGTGCGCACGTACTCGGTGCTGGTGGACGAAGGCGTCGTCTATGTGCAGTCCGACGCGCGGGAGAACGCCGCGTGA
- a CDS encoding NAD(P)/FAD-dependent oxidoreductase, with amino-acid sequence MKSVAIIGASLAGARAAQELRAQGFDGRVVLVGEEPHQPYDRPPLSKAFLAGTAERESLDLLDADDTASLELRLGTRAERLDPAAGRVVLSDGELAVDGVVLATGGRARTLPGTEGIAGVHVLRTLEDSLALREELVPGARIVIVGAGFIGAEVASTARSLGLDVTVLEALETPLARVLGPRLAQACAALHARHGTTLRCGAAVETLLTTGARVTGVRLSGGEELPADVVVVGIGMVPATDWLAGSGLDVGNGVHTSSGLVTGLPNVVAVGDVAAYRHAETGARHRHEHWTNASEQAPVAVANLLAGHVTRHYAPSGYVWSDQYSGTLQLAGHPEPGDEVVFVEGTAEDGAFVATYQRDGATVGVFALNSAKQFTRLRRQALRRPAPVV; translated from the coding sequence GTGAAGAGTGTGGCGATCATCGGCGCCTCGCTCGCCGGGGCCCGCGCCGCGCAGGAGCTGCGGGCGCAGGGGTTCGACGGGCGGGTCGTGCTGGTCGGCGAGGAGCCGCACCAGCCGTACGACCGGCCGCCGCTGTCGAAGGCGTTCCTGGCCGGCACGGCGGAGCGCGAGTCGCTGGACCTGCTGGACGCCGACGACACGGCGTCGCTGGAACTGCGGCTGGGCACCCGCGCGGAGCGGCTCGACCCGGCCGCCGGGCGGGTGGTGCTCTCCGACGGCGAGCTGGCCGTCGACGGGGTAGTGCTCGCCACCGGCGGACGGGCCCGGACCCTGCCGGGGACCGAGGGCATCGCGGGCGTCCATGTACTGCGCACGCTCGAAGATTCCTTGGCACTACGGGAAGAACTCGTGCCCGGGGCGAGGATCGTGATCGTCGGCGCGGGCTTCATCGGCGCCGAGGTCGCGTCCACCGCCCGGTCGCTGGGCCTCGACGTCACGGTGCTGGAAGCGCTGGAGACACCGCTGGCCCGGGTGCTCGGCCCGCGGCTCGCGCAGGCCTGCGCGGCACTGCACGCCCGGCACGGCACGACGTTGCGCTGCGGCGCGGCCGTGGAAACCCTGCTGACCACCGGCGCGCGGGTGACCGGCGTCCGGCTGTCCGGCGGCGAGGAGCTGCCCGCGGACGTGGTGGTCGTCGGCATCGGCATGGTCCCGGCCACGGACTGGCTCGCCGGCTCCGGCCTCGACGTCGGCAACGGCGTGCACACCTCCAGCGGCCTGGTCACGGGGCTGCCGAACGTCGTCGCGGTCGGCGATGTCGCGGCGTACCGCCACGCGGAAACCGGCGCCCGGCACCGGCACGAGCACTGGACGAACGCGAGCGAGCAGGCGCCCGTGGCCGTCGCGAACCTGCTGGCCGGGCACGTCACGCGGCACTACGCCCCGAGCGGGTACGTCTGGTCCGACCAGTACTCGGGTACCCTGCAGCTCGCCGGGCACCCCGAGCCCGGCGACGAGGTGGTGTTCGTGGAGGGTACGGCCGAGGACGGCGCTTTCGTGGCGACGTATCAGCGTGACGGCGCCACCGTCGGGGTCTTCGCGCTCAACAGCGCCAAGCAGTTCACCCGGCTGCGCCGCCAGGCCCTGCGGCGGCCGGCCCCCGTGGTCTGA
- a CDS encoding AAA family ATPase: MEPTVIELGRRDLLVVAGMPGAGKTTMLRRAAGALPVLDSDQVRVRLADLLPDAVPYRWYRPLVHLCHRTRIVARAAGTRGPLVVHEPATRASTRRWLAAVAAVTGRPARLLWLDVTAEEALAGQHSRGRLVRARSFARHAARAARMREALADGSRPPGWHSVHVLGRPAARRAVLVFTPAGTVRTPVPSTVSGSRSAG; the protein is encoded by the coding sequence ATGGAGCCCACTGTGATCGAGCTGGGCCGCCGCGACCTGCTCGTGGTGGCCGGGATGCCCGGGGCGGGCAAGACGACCATGCTCCGCCGGGCCGCCGGCGCGCTGCCGGTCCTCGACTCCGACCAGGTCCGCGTGCGGCTGGCGGACCTGCTGCCCGACGCCGTGCCCTACCGCTGGTACCGGCCGCTGGTGCACCTGTGCCACCGCACCCGGATCGTCGCGCGGGCGGCAGGCACCCGCGGGCCGCTGGTGGTGCACGAGCCGGCCACGCGCGCGTCGACCCGCCGCTGGCTCGCGGCCGTCGCCGCGGTCACCGGGCGCCCGGCGCGGCTGCTGTGGCTGGACGTCACGGCCGAAGAGGCGCTGGCCGGCCAGCACAGCCGGGGCCGGCTGGTACGCGCCCGGTCGTTCGCCCGGCACGCGGCGCGCGCGGCGCGGATGCGTGAGGCGCTGGCCGACGGCTCCCGGCCGCCCGGCTGGCACAGCGTCCACGTCCTCGGCCGCCCGGCCGCCCGCCGCGCCGTGCTCGTGTTCACTCCGGCCGGAACGGTCAGAACACCCGTACCCTCAACGGTTTCCGGGTCCAGGAGCGCCGGATGA
- a CDS encoding arylsulfatase codes for MPAFPAGRHVLPRPDAADPVAAALDAREQREAFTPIGPVPPPRGAPNVVIVLVDDLGFGTSSAFGGPCAMPAADRLAADGLRYTRFHVTALCSPTRQALMTGRNHHSVGMGGTTEMATAAPGYNGFRPRSAATLAQILTRNGYSTAAFGKWHQTPPREISAVGPFDRWPTGEGFDTFYGFMGAEMNHWYPLLYQGTTPVEPTRRPEEGYHLTEDLVDHAVDWVRTQHTLTPDRPFFTYLALGAAHAPLHVGPEWRDRYRGRFDHGWDHQRERTLARQKELGVVPADTELAPWAEGVPHWDELTDTQRTLGARFMETFAGFTEHADTQVGRFVDALDELGVLDDTLFLYVLGDNGASGEGGIEGSTVEHRLGHGIVDDPEEMIRHLDEIGGPSTYPIAPAGWALALNTPYQWTKQVASHLGGTRDGLIVRWPAGGASGGGLRHQFGHVIDVLPTVLDCAGIPAPFSVDGVTQQPIEGTSLRATLADAAAPECHHTQYFEMCGNRGIYHEGWMAVTRHGVPWEMVPTGRRPFTADVWELYDLTTDWSQAHDLAAAHPERLRALQDLFLVEAAKHQVFPLDDRVTERENPRLAGRIDLLGDRTSVTYRGGMRRFTEETTPNVKNRSHAVTADLEVPAEPVTGVVIAQGGRFGGWALYFTAGRPAYVYNYFGLELFTVAATAVLPPGRHEVRLDFDYDGGGLGRGGTAVLTVDGEKQATGRVERTIPYYFSFDETLDVGVDLGTPVTDDYPALDNTFTGLIHTVRVDLAAAAELDGGLHRRVLRAQ; via the coding sequence ATGCCCGCCTTCCCCGCCGGCCGGCACGTGCTGCCCCGCCCGGACGCCGCCGACCCCGTGGCGGCCGCGCTCGACGCGCGCGAGCAGCGGGAGGCGTTCACCCCGATCGGCCCGGTGCCGCCGCCGCGGGGTGCGCCGAACGTGGTGATCGTGCTGGTGGACGACCTCGGGTTCGGCACGTCCAGCGCGTTCGGCGGCCCGTGCGCCATGCCCGCGGCCGACCGGCTCGCCGCCGACGGCCTGCGCTACACGCGCTTCCACGTCACCGCGCTCTGCTCGCCGACCCGGCAGGCGCTGATGACCGGGCGCAACCACCACTCCGTCGGCATGGGCGGCACCACCGAGATGGCCACCGCCGCGCCCGGATACAACGGGTTCCGGCCGCGCAGCGCGGCCACGCTCGCCCAGATCCTCACACGCAACGGCTACAGCACCGCCGCGTTCGGCAAGTGGCACCAGACGCCGCCACGCGAGATCAGCGCCGTCGGCCCGTTCGACCGCTGGCCCACCGGCGAGGGCTTCGACACCTTCTACGGCTTCATGGGCGCCGAGATGAACCACTGGTACCCGCTGCTGTACCAGGGCACCACGCCGGTCGAGCCCACCCGCCGCCCGGAGGAGGGCTACCACCTCACCGAGGACCTGGTGGACCACGCCGTCGACTGGGTGCGCACGCAGCACACGCTGACCCCGGACCGCCCGTTCTTCACCTACCTCGCGCTCGGGGCCGCGCACGCGCCGCTGCACGTCGGACCGGAGTGGCGCGACCGTTACCGCGGCCGCTTCGACCACGGCTGGGACCATCAGCGGGAGCGGACTTTGGCGCGGCAGAAGGAACTCGGCGTCGTCCCGGCGGACACCGAGCTGGCCCCGTGGGCCGAAGGCGTGCCGCACTGGGACGAGCTGACCGACACCCAGCGCACCCTCGGCGCCCGCTTCATGGAGACCTTCGCCGGCTTCACCGAGCACGCCGACACCCAGGTCGGCCGGTTCGTCGACGCGCTCGACGAGCTGGGCGTCCTGGACGACACGCTGTTCCTGTACGTGCTGGGCGACAACGGCGCGTCCGGCGAGGGCGGCATCGAGGGCAGCACCGTCGAACACCGGCTGGGCCACGGCATCGTCGACGACCCCGAGGAGATGATCCGCCACCTCGACGAGATCGGCGGCCCGTCGACCTACCCGATCGCGCCCGCCGGCTGGGCGCTGGCGCTCAACACCCCGTACCAGTGGACGAAACAGGTCGCCTCACACCTCGGCGGCACCCGCGACGGGCTGATCGTGCGCTGGCCGGCCGGCGGCGCGTCCGGCGGCGGGCTGCGCCACCAGTTCGGGCACGTGATCGACGTGCTGCCGACCGTGCTCGACTGCGCCGGCATCCCCGCGCCGTTCAGCGTCGACGGCGTCACACAGCAGCCGATCGAGGGCACGAGCCTGCGCGCGACGCTGGCCGACGCCGCCGCGCCCGAGTGCCACCACACGCAGTACTTCGAGATGTGCGGCAACCGCGGCATCTACCACGAGGGCTGGATGGCGGTGACCCGCCACGGCGTCCCGTGGGAGATGGTGCCCACCGGGCGGCGGCCGTTCACCGCCGACGTCTGGGAGCTGTACGACCTGACCACCGACTGGAGCCAGGCGCACGACCTCGCCGCGGCGCACCCGGAGCGGCTGCGGGCGCTGCAGGACCTGTTCCTCGTCGAGGCCGCGAAACACCAGGTGTTCCCGCTCGACGACCGGGTGACCGAGCGGGAAAACCCCCGGCTGGCCGGCCGGATCGACCTGCTCGGCGACCGCACCTCGGTGACCTACCGCGGCGGGATGCGCCGCTTCACCGAGGAGACGACGCCGAACGTCAAGAACCGTTCGCACGCCGTCACCGCCGATCTCGAAGTGCCCGCCGAGCCCGTGACCGGCGTCGTGATAGCCCAGGGCGGACGGTTCGGCGGCTGGGCGCTCTACTTCACGGCCGGGCGCCCGGCGTACGTCTACAACTACTTCGGGCTCGAGCTGTTCACCGTCGCCGCCACCGCGGTGCTCCCGCCGGGACGGCACGAGGTGCGGCTGGACTTCGACTACGACGGCGGCGGGCTCGGCCGCGGCGGCACCGCCGTGCTCACCGTCGACGGCGAGAAACAGGCGACCGGCCGGGTCGAGCGGACCATCCCGTACTACTTCTCCTTCGACGAGACCCTGGACGTCGGCGTCGACCTCGGCACCCCGGTGACCGACGACTACCCGGCGCTGGACAACACCTTCACCGGCCTGATCCACACCGTCCGCGTCGACCTGGCCGCGGCCGCCGAACTGGACGGCGGGCTGCACCGGCGGGTGCTGCGCGCGCAATGA
- a CDS encoding IS5 family transposase yields MGCRSRRYPSDTTDAEWALLEPLLPRPACATELGGRPEKHHRRAVVDALRYVTDNGIKWRALPADFPPWQTVHGFFTRWSKAGVFDKIRDQLREKIRSRAGRNPAPSAAVIDSQSVKAAETVGRPSRGYDGGKKIDGRKRHIATDTQGLLLVVLITAASVQDRAAARDLLSALHTAYRGITWVWADGGYTSKALVDWAQDTLHLTFDIVKKIVGQTTFIILPRRWVVERTFSWITQARRNARDYERLPDHSAAFVNNAMITMMTRRLTRPTKRARTT; encoded by the coding sequence GTGGGCTGTCGTTCCCGTCGCTACCCGTCGGACACCACCGATGCCGAGTGGGCGTTGCTGGAGCCGTTGCTGCCCAGGCCTGCATGTGCGACCGAGCTGGGTGGCCGGCCGGAGAAACATCACCGGCGCGCGGTCGTGGACGCGCTGCGCTACGTGACCGACAACGGCATCAAATGGCGGGCGTTACCAGCGGACTTCCCGCCATGGCAGACGGTGCACGGATTCTTCACCCGCTGGAGCAAAGCCGGGGTGTTCGACAAGATCCGCGACCAGTTGCGCGAGAAGATCCGGTCGCGAGCGGGGCGGAATCCGGCGCCGTCCGCAGCGGTGATCGACTCCCAGTCGGTCAAGGCCGCCGAGACCGTCGGCCGCCCGTCGCGCGGCTATGACGGCGGGAAGAAGATCGACGGCCGCAAACGCCACATCGCCACCGACACCCAAGGACTGCTGCTGGTGGTCCTGATCACCGCAGCCAGCGTGCAGGACCGCGCCGCAGCCCGCGACCTGCTCTCGGCGCTGCACACCGCCTACCGCGGCATCACCTGGGTCTGGGCCGACGGCGGCTACACCAGCAAAGCACTGGTCGACTGGGCACAAGACACACTGCATCTCACCTTCGACATCGTGAAGAAAATCGTCGGCCAGACCACCTTCATCATCCTGCCCCGGCGCTGGGTCGTCGAACGCACCTTCTCCTGGATCACCCAAGCACGCCGCAACGCCCGCGACTACGAACGACTACCCGACCACTCCGCCGCATTCGTCAACAACGCCATGATCACTATGATGACCAGACGCCTCACCCGCCCAACAAAGCGGGCCAGAACCACCTAA